GACTTCTTCGCCATTTACGACATCTAAGAAGCAAATTTTTACCATCGCATAATCAAGCATAGGTACGATCCTGTGGCGCTCCCAGTAAACCTCACGCCAAAAATATCTAAAGCTCTCTCTGGCCTGCTCAAACGCACGCTGCATATAGTCTTCGTCGCTACTTACAAAATAGATTGGCATTTGCTTACCA
The genomic region above belongs to Campylobacter concisus and contains:
- a CDS encoding DUF2314 domain-containing protein, which gives rise to GKQMPIYFVSSDEDYMQRAFEQARESFRYFWREVYWERHRIVPMLDYAMVKICFLDVVNGEEVGEHMWIDDVEFDGETIYGTLINEPDSVQNVKLGDQI